CGAACTGATTAAGATCGATAAGCCTAAAAAGCTAAAAGACTACTTTAAGCTTCAACGTATCTTTGAACCATATCACTTTGATATTCTCTTATGTGCACAGGCAAATTTTAGGATAAACTTCATCTATCCTTTCATTAAGGCCAAAAAGAAAATAGGTTTTGATAGTAAACGAGGTAGAGATCTACAAAAGTTCTTTATAGACGAGAGTATCCCTTTCAAAAAGGAGCACTCAGTTGAAGCATTTCTCGGCTTCAGTGATCAATTAGGTATTGTCTCTAGTGAAATTGAATTTAACTTACCTATACAAAAAGTAACTGTCGGCAATCTTCCACTTGGAGACTACGTTGTAATTCATCCCAAGGCTTCTTCTCTTCAAAGAACATGGTCCACTAAGAGATATATTGAAGTAACAAATCTAATCAAAGAGAAATATGATATTCCTATCGTTTTAACAGGAATTCCAAGTGATAAGGATATTTGTCATGAAATTGAAAATGAGTCCAACGCTCATATCATAAACCTTTGCGGCAAAACCTCTCTTAATGAACTTAAAAATGTATTTCTTAGTGCTAAACTAGTTATTGCTCCAGATTCTGGACCAGCTCATATGGCAGCAGCTTTAAATACCCCAGTGGTTGGGCTATACACAGCTGTTCCTCCAGAATACACAGGACCATATGGCCAAATACATAATTGTATCAAT
This is a stretch of genomic DNA from Halobacteriovorax vibrionivorans. It encodes these proteins:
- a CDS encoding glycosyltransferase family 9 protein translates to MNQSEIKSIAIMRTSALGDIIWTLPMLNRIRKAMPNTKIYYITSNTFAPLLEGIEDVELIKIDKPKKLKDYFKLQRIFEPYHFDILLCAQANFRINFIYPFIKAKKKIGFDSKRGRDLQKFFIDESIPFKKEHSVEAFLGFSDQLGIVSSEIEFNLPIQKVTVGNLPLGDYVVIHPKASSLQRTWSTKRYIEVTNLIKEKYDIPIVLTGIPSDKDICHEIENESNAHIINLCGKTSLNELKNVFLSAKLVIAPDSGPAHMAAALNTPVVGLYTAVPPEYTGPYGQIHNCINAYPKALEHYFHKTIEDVPWRFRIKEDDMMDLITVNEVFEKLSSILNK